ATGCCTAACGATCTCTCTCACGGAGATCACCACGCTCACAGAATTTTCGCACGGCGAGGTACACACAGAGAACCGTATGGTAGGCTACAGGTATTCAGACTATAGATTGGTAACCAACAGGATACAGTTGACAGGAATGCAACCATGTGGTTGCAAACCTTGAGTCGAAAATATGCTATATATTGAGCCCTTTATGCCTATAGCCTAATAACCTTTCTAGATTTATATCCAACGCTCTGTGAGCTTAGTGGCTCCGTGAGATAATGAATCCCTCAGTGCGATGCGATCATGCGACGATTTTTATCAAGAAAGCCAGAATATCAGGAAGCGGTTGTAAAAGATCTTTTTCACAACCACTCCCGCTGGTCGTTAGAGCAACTTGGCCGAGGAATAGAGAGGAGCCCTCCGACGCCATCAACATACACGTTGACCCCCCCATTCGTGCTCATTAGTGAAATTAGTGGGCAAAATCTTCCTGCATCCTCTCTGTGAACCTGGGGGCGTGGTGAGAAAATATCCCGAACGTTGCGGATGGCGGACAGGAAGTCCGCCCTACACATAGCGTTGTGCATATACACTTCTGCATCCTTGTCCAATTGGTAAACCGCATCTTTACAATCATTTCGCCACAGAAATAACCCTGCAGCGCCTTGACGTCGCCATGCACCATCTCGGCCGCCGCATGGTTCGCTTAGTAGTGATAACGTGCCTGAGCTATTAGCAGGGAATCACCCTCTACAGAATAAACCAGCCGATGCTCATCAGTGATTCTTCGTGACCAAAAACCAGATAAATCGTGGCGTAATGGCTCAGGCTTTCCGATGCCCTCAAATGGCTCTTTTCTTATATCTTCAATCAGGTTTAATATGCGTTTAGCGATTTTTCTATCATGTATAACCCAGTATGACAAATCATCCCAAGATTGATCAGAAAATACCAGTTTCACTATAGCTCCGGCATTGAACGCTCAATACCTTTGCCTGCCCTCAATTGCTCAATAGAGTGGCGAAGACGTTTAGCATTTTCTGGGCTTCTCAGAAGATAAGCCGTCTCCTCAAGCGCTTCAAAATCATCTAGTGACATCATGACAACCGCTTGATCTCGATTTCGTGTTATAATAACGGGATCATGATCGTCACATACATTTTGCATGGTATTGGCAAGATTCTGTCTTGCTGACGTATATGTTATTGCTTTCATATGTACAATATGGCGTACACACCCAATGCGTTTCAAGTATATTTATTCGTGGTTCGTGGTTTTGCTGGTTCGGAAACGTTGCGACCTTTTGTGGAAAGAGTTTCTACCACCCGCTGCGCTGGAGGGCACTGAGGGCACGGAG
This genomic stretch from Spartobacteria bacterium harbors:
- a CDS encoding Txe/YoeB family addiction module toxin, translating into MKLVFSDQSWDDLSYWVIHDRKIAKRILNLIEDIRKEPFEGIGKPEPLRHDLSGFWSRRITDEHRLVYSVEGDSLLIAQARYHY
- a CDS encoding type II toxin-antitoxin system prevent-host-death family antitoxin encodes the protein MKAITYTSARQNLANTMQNVCDDHDPVIITRNRDQAVVMMSLDDFEALEETAYLLRSPENAKRLRHSIEQLRAGKGIERSMPEL